A single region of the Halopiger xanaduensis SH-6 genome encodes:
- a CDS encoding SDR family NAD(P)-dependent oxidoreductase, which produces MTDDSGAISVDGKNVVIIGGTSGIGLEIGRAFARNGADVIASSRSEDSVADAAAELRDLGAETAEVTCNVRDLESVRNLKDEAEAALGGIDVLVNSAGSVAAAPVTEMTEKEWYQDIDVCLSGVFRATKVFGDAMDEGSIINISSMSAEQSREERAGYVSAKAGLNGLTRATAADLAPDIRVNAIAPGFVKTELAGPKLEDGSEFREGVDERTPMERVATPDEISGAALYLASDAASFTTGEIITIDGGYDRSSV; this is translated from the coding sequence ATGACAGACGACTCCGGCGCGATCAGCGTCGACGGCAAGAACGTCGTAATTATCGGCGGAACCAGCGGCATCGGCCTCGAGATCGGACGCGCGTTCGCGCGCAACGGCGCGGACGTCATCGCGTCCAGCCGGTCGGAAGACAGCGTCGCGGACGCGGCGGCCGAACTGCGCGACCTCGGCGCCGAGACGGCCGAAGTGACGTGTAACGTCCGCGACCTCGAGTCGGTCCGAAACCTCAAGGACGAGGCCGAAGCGGCCCTCGGCGGGATCGACGTTCTCGTCAACTCGGCGGGTTCGGTCGCGGCAGCACCAGTCACGGAGATGACTGAAAAAGAGTGGTATCAGGATATCGATGTGTGTCTCTCCGGCGTCTTCCGGGCGACCAAGGTGTTCGGCGACGCCATGGACGAGGGCAGCATCATCAACATCTCCTCGATGTCGGCCGAACAGTCCCGCGAGGAGCGTGCGGGCTACGTGTCGGCGAAGGCGGGTCTCAACGGCCTAACACGTGCGACCGCAGCCGATCTTGCACCCGACATCCGCGTCAACGCTATCGCTCCCGGCTTCGTCAAGACGGAACTGGCCGGCCCGAAACTCGAGGACGGCTCGGAGTTCCGGGAGGGCGTCGACGAGCGGACGCCGATGGAGCGAGTCGCGACGCCCGACGAGATCAGCGGTGCAGCACTGTACCTCGCCAGCGACGCGGCGTCGTTCACGACGGGCGAGATCATCACGATCGACGGCGGCTACGATCGCAGTTCGGTCTGA
- a CDS encoding MATE family efflux transporter: MLRDSNPVRLTILAIGLALARIGVIDRERAVETTDLAWPRVVTGLARMSKGAVDVAMVGVAVGTAAVAGVGVAGPYWGLAFALGGGVAGGTIALVSQRFGAEAHDELALAVRSSTLLVVAISVPVSVVFWLFPYELVTPIASSERAIEYGATYLRVVGLGIPFAGLNLVGSRTLVGADDAYTAMQVRAGGAVANIALNAVFIFGLEWGVAGAALGTVLSNVAVTAVFAVGIARGRAPGIGEFPVQIDPFGRYYDVGTLTDLVSIGTPIGARNLVWTVAEFPMLTVLAIFGEPTLAAFVIARRIWGIMNTPGWGFGLAASSLVGQSLGKNDERGAEAYGRDIVRFSLATYVLFAVLIALFADRIVVLFAEDPTSPEIPIAVNLVYAACVAVLFQGVGGAAAGPLDASGDTRIPFLSQALGVFFGAIPLAYLGATTSLGYWGLYLAFLAEASVPAAINYWRFRTNKWKAISEGYRPDSATPSD; this comes from the coding sequence GTGCTACGGGACTCGAATCCGGTGCGGCTGACGATACTCGCGATCGGGCTCGCGCTCGCGCGGATCGGCGTGATCGACCGCGAGCGCGCCGTCGAAACGACGGATCTCGCGTGGCCCCGCGTCGTCACGGGGCTCGCGCGGATGTCGAAAGGCGCCGTCGACGTGGCGATGGTCGGCGTCGCCGTCGGCACGGCCGCGGTCGCCGGCGTCGGCGTCGCGGGTCCGTACTGGGGGCTCGCCTTCGCGCTCGGCGGCGGCGTCGCCGGCGGGACGATCGCGCTCGTCTCCCAGCGGTTCGGCGCCGAGGCCCACGACGAACTGGCGCTGGCCGTCCGCTCGAGCACGCTGCTGGTCGTCGCGATCAGCGTTCCCGTGAGTGTCGTCTTCTGGCTGTTCCCGTACGAACTCGTAACGCCGATCGCGAGCTCCGAGCGGGCGATCGAGTACGGCGCGACGTACCTGCGGGTCGTCGGACTGGGCATTCCGTTCGCGGGCCTGAACCTCGTCGGGAGCCGGACGCTCGTCGGCGCCGACGACGCCTACACGGCGATGCAGGTCCGCGCCGGCGGCGCGGTCGCGAACATCGCGTTGAACGCCGTCTTCATCTTCGGCCTCGAGTGGGGCGTCGCCGGCGCCGCGCTGGGAACGGTTCTCTCGAACGTCGCCGTTACCGCGGTGTTCGCGGTCGGAATCGCTCGCGGCCGGGCGCCCGGGATCGGCGAGTTTCCGGTCCAAATCGATCCGTTCGGCCGGTACTACGACGTCGGGACCCTGACCGACCTCGTGAGCATCGGGACGCCGATCGGCGCGCGGAACCTCGTCTGGACCGTCGCGGAGTTTCCGATGCTCACCGTCCTCGCCATCTTCGGGGAGCCGACTCTGGCCGCGTTCGTCATCGCTCGGCGCATTTGGGGCATCATGAACACGCCCGGATGGGGATTCGGCCTCGCCGCCTCGAGTCTGGTCGGCCAGTCGCTGGGGAAGAACGACGAGCGGGGTGCGGAGGCGTACGGCCGGGACATCGTTCGGTTTTCACTGGCGACGTACGTCCTCTTCGCGGTCCTGATCGCGCTGTTCGCGGACCGCATCGTCGTCCTGTTCGCCGAGGATCCGACGAGCCCGGAGATTCCGATCGCCGTCAACCTCGTGTACGCGGCCTGCGTCGCGGTGCTCTTCCAGGGCGTCGGCGGCGCCGCCGCGGGGCCGCTCGACGCCAGCGGCGATACGCGGATTCCCTTCCTCAGCCAGGCCCTGGGCGTCTTCTTCGGGGCGATCCCGCTCGCGTACCTCGGCGCGACGACGAGCCTGGGGTACTGGGGACTCTACCTCGCATTCCTCGCGGAGGCGTCGGTTCCCGCCGCGATCAACTACTGGCGGTTCCGCACCAACAAGTGGAAGGCCATCAGCGAGGGGTACCGTCCCGATTCGGCGACCCCCTCAGATTGA
- a CDS encoding mandelate racemase/muconate lactonizing enzyme family protein, whose translation MPNYRTLRDPNAEYTMRDLSSETMGLEADRGPRDVEITDVQTTMVDGNYPWILVRVYTDAGIVGNGECYWGGGDDAIIQRMAPFIIGENPLDIDRLYEHMIQKMSGEGSISGKTISAISGIEIALHDIAGKILDVPAYQLVGGKYRDDVRIYCDLHTEDEANPTACADEGERVVEELGYDAIKFDLDVPSGHEVDRANRHLRDPEIDHKVQIVKEVTERVGDRADVAFDCHWAFTAGSAHRLADELEEYDVWWLEDPVPPENHDVQREVTQHTTTPIATGENVYRTHGQRRLLEEQAVDIIAPDLPRVGGIRETVKIANLADLYYIPVAMHNVSSPIGTMASAQAAAAIPNSLALEYHSYQLGWWEDLVEEDNLIEDGRMEVPEKPGLGLTLDFDAVEEHMVEGETLFDEA comes from the coding sequence ATGCCGAACTATCGGACATTGCGAGATCCGAACGCAGAGTACACGATGCGGGACCTGTCCTCGGAGACGATGGGTCTCGAGGCCGACCGCGGACCGCGCGACGTCGAGATTACTGACGTCCAGACGACGATGGTCGACGGGAACTACCCGTGGATCCTCGTGCGCGTCTACACCGACGCCGGAATCGTCGGCAACGGCGAGTGTTACTGGGGCGGCGGCGACGACGCGATCATCCAGCGGATGGCACCCTTCATCATCGGCGAAAACCCGCTGGACATCGATCGCCTGTACGAGCACATGATCCAGAAGATGTCCGGCGAGGGCTCGATCTCGGGCAAGACGATCTCCGCGATCTCGGGCATCGAGATCGCCCTCCACGACATCGCCGGCAAGATCCTCGACGTCCCCGCCTACCAGCTCGTCGGCGGGAAGTACCGCGACGACGTTCGCATTTACTGCGACCTGCACACCGAGGACGAGGCCAACCCGACCGCCTGCGCCGACGAGGGCGAACGCGTCGTCGAGGAACTCGGCTACGACGCCATCAAGTTCGACCTCGACGTCCCCTCGGGTCACGAGGTCGACCGCGCGAACCGCCACCTGCGCGACCCCGAAATCGACCACAAGGTCCAGATCGTCAAGGAAGTCACCGAGCGCGTCGGCGACCGCGCCGACGTCGCCTTCGACTGCCACTGGGCGTTCACCGCCGGCTCGGCCCACAGACTGGCCGACGAACTCGAGGAGTACGACGTCTGGTGGCTCGAGGACCCTGTCCCGCCGGAGAACCACGACGTCCAGCGGGAGGTCACTCAGCACACGACGACGCCGATCGCAACCGGCGAGAACGTCTACCGAACCCACGGGCAGCGCCGTCTGCTCGAGGAGCAAGCCGTCGACATCATCGCGCCGGACCTGCCCCGCGTCGGCGGCATCCGCGAGACCGTGAAAATTGCGAACCTCGCCGATCTCTACTACATCCCGGTCGCGATGCACAACGTCTCGTCGCCGATCGGCACCATGGCCTCCGCGCAGGCCGCCGCTGCGATCCCCAACTCGCTGGCCCTCGAGTATCACAGCTACCAGCTGGGCTGGTGGGAAGATCTCGTCGAGGAGGACAACCTCATCGAAGACGGCCGCATGGAAGTGCCCGAAAAGCCCGGCCTCGGCCTGACGCTCGACTTCGACGCCGTCGAGGAGCACATGGTCGAGGGCGAGACGCTGTTCGACGAAGCGTAG
- the xacF gene encoding 2,5-dioxovalerate dehydrogenase translates to MTERYQNYVDGSWTDSETGETFETEDPAAPAEAVAEYQQSGAEDANAAVEAAAAAEDEWATTPAPERGAILREAGSILADRKEELTELLTREEGKTHAEAGGEVQRAIDIFYYYAEKTRDLGGDVKSASGPRTNLYTVDEPVGVAALITPWNYPIAIPAWKIAPALATGNTIVLNPASVAPGVALEIFKALDEAGIPDGAANVVTGPGSTVGDAIMTHDEVDAVSFTGSSEVGEMVYDKATDDGKRVQTELGGKNPTVVTDSADVDEAAEIVANGAFGVTGQACTACSRAIVHTDVYDEFVDAVVEQAESIEIGPGDEYDMGPQVTESELEGTLDYIEIAENEGATLATGGGQPEGDRFGDGYYVEPTVFTDVDNDYRIAQEEVFGPVLAVIEVEDFEDGLETANDVQYGLSASIVTDDHTEAERFVREVEAGVAKVNDKTTGLELHVPFGGFKRSSSETWREQGDAGIDFYTIEKTVYDGF, encoded by the coding sequence GTGACCGAACGCTACCAAAACTACGTCGACGGAAGTTGGACGGACTCCGAGACAGGCGAGACGTTCGAAACGGAGGATCCGGCCGCGCCCGCGGAAGCGGTCGCCGAGTACCAGCAGTCAGGCGCCGAGGACGCCAACGCGGCCGTAGAGGCCGCCGCGGCCGCCGAGGACGAGTGGGCGACCACGCCCGCTCCCGAGCGCGGTGCGATCCTGCGCGAGGCCGGCTCGATTCTGGCCGACCGCAAGGAAGAACTGACGGAACTGCTCACGCGCGAAGAGGGCAAGACCCACGCCGAAGCCGGCGGCGAGGTCCAGCGCGCGATCGACATTTTCTACTACTACGCCGAGAAGACCCGCGACCTCGGCGGCGACGTCAAGAGCGCCAGCGGCCCGCGCACCAACCTCTACACGGTCGACGAGCCCGTCGGTGTCGCTGCGCTCATCACCCCGTGGAACTACCCCATCGCCATTCCGGCCTGGAAGATCGCACCCGCGCTCGCGACCGGTAACACGATCGTTCTCAACCCGGCATCGGTCGCTCCCGGCGTCGCGCTCGAGATCTTCAAGGCGCTCGACGAGGCCGGCATCCCCGACGGCGCCGCCAACGTCGTCACCGGCCCCGGCAGCACGGTCGGCGACGCGATCATGACCCACGACGAGGTCGACGCCGTCTCCTTCACCGGCTCGAGCGAGGTCGGCGAGATGGTCTACGACAAGGCGACCGACGACGGCAAGCGCGTCCAGACCGAACTCGGCGGCAAGAACCCGACCGTCGTCACCGACAGCGCCGACGTCGACGAGGCCGCCGAAATCGTCGCCAACGGCGCCTTCGGCGTCACCGGCCAGGCCTGTACCGCCTGTTCCCGCGCGATCGTCCACACGGACGTCTACGACGAGTTCGTCGACGCCGTCGTCGAGCAGGCCGAATCCATCGAGATCGGCCCCGGCGACGAGTACGACATGGGTCCGCAGGTCACCGAGAGCGAACTCGAGGGCACGCTCGACTACATCGAAATCGCCGAGAACGAAGGCGCCACCCTCGCGACGGGCGGCGGCCAGCCCGAAGGCGACCGCTTCGGCGACGGCTACTACGTCGAGCCGACCGTCTTCACCGACGTCGACAACGACTACCGCATCGCCCAGGAAGAGGTCTTCGGCCCGGTCCTCGCAGTGATCGAAGTCGAGGACTTCGAGGACGGCCTCGAAACGGCCAACGACGTCCAGTACGGCCTCTCGGCCAGTATCGTCACCGACGACCACACCGAGGCCGAGCGCTTCGTCCGCGAAGTCGAAGCCGGCGTCGCGAAGGTCAACGACAAGACCACCGGCCTCGAACTGCACGTCCCCTTCGGCGGGTTCAAGCGCTCCTCGAGCGAGACCTGGCGCGAGCAGGGCGACGCGGGGATCGACTTCTACACCATCGAAAAGACCGTCTACGACGGCTTCTAA
- a CDS encoding fumarylacetoacetate hydrolase family protein, whose translation MRYYQLREEGTPRLAVQTTDGLYDLTAAKPQLRTLEDLFTAATIADSSLDRVAERLLDGAAVLSPDVLDADGDGDDGAVSAPISSGEVWAAGVTYRISEEARKAESSMEDMYIDVYDSERPEVFFKATPSRTVGPDERVGIRADSEWDVPEPELGVVLSDGEIVGYTIGNDMSSRSIEGRNPLYLPQAKVYDRCCSIGPCVRSADSVDDPHDLEMWMTISRDGEVLYDDSTNTGKMVRSVEELVDCYTSHNAVPEVSVLLTGTSLVPDDDFTLREGDLIEIGVEDIGTLSNTVVEV comes from the coding sequence ATGCGTTATTACCAGCTGCGCGAGGAGGGGACTCCTCGCCTTGCAGTGCAAACCACGGACGGATTGTACGATCTGACTGCGGCGAAACCGCAACTCCGAACGCTCGAGGATCTCTTCACTGCTGCGACGATTGCCGATAGTTCGCTCGACCGCGTCGCGGAGCGGCTACTCGACGGCGCGGCCGTGCTCTCACCCGACGTACTGGATGCCGACGGCGACGGGGACGACGGCGCGGTGTCGGCACCGATCTCGTCGGGCGAAGTGTGGGCCGCGGGTGTCACCTACCGCATCAGCGAGGAGGCCCGAAAGGCTGAGAGTTCGATGGAGGACATGTATATCGACGTCTACGACAGCGAACGGCCGGAAGTGTTCTTCAAGGCGACGCCGAGTCGAACGGTCGGTCCCGACGAGCGGGTCGGCATCCGCGCGGACTCCGAATGGGACGTGCCCGAGCCGGAACTGGGCGTCGTGCTGTCGGACGGAGAGATCGTCGGCTACACGATCGGCAACGATATGAGCAGCCGTTCGATCGAAGGTCGGAATCCGCTCTACCTCCCGCAGGCGAAGGTCTACGATCGCTGCTGTTCGATCGGCCCCTGCGTTCGTTCCGCTGATTCGGTGGACGATCCCCACGATCTCGAGATGTGGATGACGATCAGCCGGGACGGCGAGGTGCTCTACGACGACTCGACGAACACGGGGAAGATGGTGCGCTCGGTCGAGGAACTCGTCGACTGTTACACCAGCCACAACGCCGTTCCCGAGGTTTCGGTGCTGCTGACCGGCACCTCGCTCGTTCCCGACGACGATTTTACGCTTCGGGAGGGCGATCTGATCGAAATCGGCGTCGAGGATATCGGCACGCTCTCGAACACCGTCGTCGAAGTATAA
- a CDS encoding ABC transporter substrate-binding protein: MPADHQSKEYLSRRKMLALTGATGAATLAGCSGGGNGEDPDNVTGNNLEEIEADVPENYEDEMNEVLPASNANPYNGEYIFNEYHQLWNSGDIQESCFEYLAIYNTDMGEYVPRVAEDWTVGEDNLVEVQLSEDYGWHDGSDITAEDFAARIRMDCYMQMGLEQYIDPDEGVRAVDDYTLEIEPRDDYANLEQGLWEAQWAETLLSVSAEQYGDFLEQFEEASSEEEQQTVQEEVIGFEPEWNQVKFSGPLFYAEANEQYGDRVPNQNHPIAKDWDFYQRCGYYTGEAGMQSGDADWIHNDPTLEGLPDKYDSPPVSYSGQSLAIIFGAEDEYIRDNPEVRKAIAYAVDMENVTEVTAPGTPVDEYSGGIDSGYIENFVSEDVLDAMPNYAPQDTDRAAELLEEVGFSRNGDDMWETPDGDTWTLNFPVGDWFEDHSEMVYNNLAEFGIDVDWYVEEMPTWQSDTQNDLAYDLTIHLNYGMAREYHAHSDLYEEMYSTTRGIYETDRDLFGEEVEVPEVGNPEGDTVTINIPEELDALSTADSDEEVQEHASNLAWAHNQLLPGAMVFPWSEHYWVNADEWNFDLETNDWLTSNRITHYLLQNGLSPE, translated from the coding sequence ATGCCAGCAGACCATCAGAGCAAGGAGTATCTGTCCCGACGGAAGATGTTGGCCCTGACCGGTGCAACCGGAGCGGCGACGCTCGCGGGTTGTTCCGGCGGCGGCAACGGGGAGGATCCGGACAACGTCACCGGCAACAACCTAGAGGAGATCGAGGCGGACGTCCCGGAGAACTACGAAGACGAGATGAACGAGGTGCTTCCCGCGAGTAACGCCAATCCGTACAACGGGGAGTATATCTTCAACGAGTACCACCAGCTCTGGAACTCGGGCGACATCCAGGAGTCCTGTTTCGAGTACCTTGCCATCTACAACACGGACATGGGCGAGTACGTTCCGCGGGTCGCCGAGGACTGGACCGTCGGCGAGGACAACCTCGTGGAGGTCCAGCTCAGCGAGGACTACGGCTGGCACGACGGCAGCGACATCACGGCCGAGGACTTCGCCGCGCGGATCCGGATGGACTGCTACATGCAGATGGGGCTCGAGCAGTACATCGACCCCGACGAGGGCGTCCGCGCCGTCGACGACTACACGCTGGAGATCGAACCCCGCGACGACTACGCGAACCTCGAGCAGGGGCTCTGGGAGGCCCAGTGGGCCGAGACGCTGCTGTCGGTCTCCGCGGAGCAGTACGGTGACTTCCTCGAGCAGTTCGAGGAGGCGAGTTCCGAGGAGGAGCAGCAGACGGTTCAGGAAGAGGTGATCGGCTTCGAGCCGGAGTGGAACCAGGTCAAGTTCTCGGGGCCGCTCTTCTACGCCGAGGCGAACGAACAGTACGGGGACCGGGTGCCGAACCAGAACCACCCGATCGCGAAGGACTGGGACTTCTACCAGCGCTGCGGATACTACACGGGCGAAGCGGGCATGCAGTCGGGCGACGCCGACTGGATCCACAACGACCCGACCCTCGAGGGCCTCCCGGACAAGTACGACAGTCCGCCGGTCTCCTACTCGGGGCAGTCGCTCGCGATCATCTTCGGCGCCGAGGACGAGTATATCCGGGACAACCCCGAAGTTCGCAAAGCGATCGCGTACGCCGTCGACATGGAGAACGTCACCGAAGTGACGGCGCCGGGGACGCCGGTCGACGAGTACTCCGGCGGCATCGACTCCGGCTACATCGAGAATTTCGTCTCGGAGGACGTGCTCGACGCGATGCCCAACTACGCGCCGCAGGACACCGACCGAGCGGCCGAACTGCTCGAGGAGGTCGGCTTCTCGCGCAACGGCGACGACATGTGGGAGACGCCCGACGGCGACACCTGGACGCTGAACTTCCCGGTCGGGGACTGGTTCGAGGACCACTCGGAGATGGTGTACAACAACCTCGCCGAGTTCGGGATCGACGTCGACTGGTACGTCGAGGAGATGCCAACCTGGCAGTCCGATACCCAGAACGACCTCGCCTACGACCTGACCATCCACCTCAACTACGGGATGGCCCGCGAGTACCACGCGCACTCGGACCTGTACGAGGAAATGTACAGCACCACCCGCGGGATTTACGAGACCGACCGGGACCTCTTCGGCGAAGAGGTCGAGGTGCCGGAGGTCGGCAACCCTGAGGGCGACACGGTCACGATCAACATCCCCGAGGAGCTCGATGCGCTCTCGACGGCCGACAGCGACGAGGAGGTCCAGGAGCACGCGAGCAACCTCGCCTGGGCGCACAACCAACTCCTCCCCGGCGCGATGGTCTTCCCGTGGAGCGAACACTACTGGGTCAACGCCGACGAGTGGAACTTCGACCTCGAGACCAACGACTGGCTGACCTCGAACCGCATCACGCACTACCTGCTCCAGAACGGCCTCTCGCCGGAGTAA
- the gfo6 gene encoding D-xylose 1-dehydrogenase Gfo6 has product MGLDDVRDYLESFTHRDWQASADDDGVVRFALVGLGWWTKERAMPAIENSTFCETTVVVSRSAEKAQRVAAEHDAVEAGLSSEEFHDGAAADAYDAVYVCTPNARHLEFVESAAARGKAVLCEKPMEATLERAERLADAAADVPAMIAYRMHTEPAVRRARELVREGAIGDPVHVHGNMSQSITGWGPDQWRLDPDLAGPGTSVTDLGIYPLNTTRFVLESDPVAVQSMMDSSHEYFEDVPDEVAAFNVTFEDGTLASCTASQHSQLDSFLKIVGSDGRLCIEPAFHSESSLRATVGETTIDIETPQVDQMEEEFDYFADCVLDDRSPHATPEHGLVDMQAIEAIYDAAEGNETRTL; this is encoded by the coding sequence ATGGGGTTAGACGACGTACGCGACTACCTAGAGTCATTTACACATCGGGATTGGCAAGCGTCGGCGGACGACGACGGCGTCGTCCGGTTCGCGCTGGTCGGACTCGGCTGGTGGACCAAAGAGCGGGCGATGCCCGCGATCGAGAACTCGACGTTCTGCGAGACGACCGTCGTCGTCAGCAGATCGGCGGAGAAGGCACAGCGGGTCGCCGCCGAGCACGACGCAGTGGAAGCGGGTCTGTCGTCCGAGGAGTTCCACGACGGCGCTGCCGCCGACGCCTACGACGCCGTCTACGTCTGCACGCCGAACGCTCGCCACCTCGAGTTCGTCGAGAGCGCGGCCGCCCGCGGCAAGGCGGTCCTCTGCGAGAAGCCGATGGAAGCGACCCTCGAGCGCGCGGAGCGACTCGCGGACGCGGCCGCGGACGTGCCGGCGATGATCGCCTACCGGATGCACACGGAGCCGGCCGTCAGGCGCGCCCGCGAACTCGTTCGAGAGGGTGCGATCGGCGACCCCGTCCACGTGCACGGAAACATGTCCCAGTCGATCACCGGCTGGGGGCCCGATCAGTGGCGGCTGGATCCCGACCTGGCCGGCCCCGGGACGAGCGTGACCGACCTCGGCATCTACCCGCTGAACACGACGCGGTTCGTCCTCGAGAGCGACCCCGTCGCCGTCCAGTCGATGATGGACTCGAGCCACGAGTACTTCGAGGACGTGCCCGACGAGGTCGCGGCGTTCAACGTGACCTTCGAGGACGGAACGCTCGCGAGTTGTACGGCCAGCCAGCACTCGCAGCTCGATAGCTTCCTGAAGATCGTCGGCAGCGACGGACGGCTGTGCATCGAGCCCGCGTTCCACTCGGAGAGCAGCCTTCGAGCGACGGTCGGCGAGACGACGATCGATATCGAGACGCCGCAGGTCGACCAGATGGAAGAGGAGTTCGACTACTTCGCCGATTGCGTGCTCGACGATCGATCGCCGCACGCGACGCCCGAGCACGGCCTCGTGGATATGCAGGCAATCGAGGCGATCTACGACGCCGCCGAGGGGAACGAGACCCGCACGCTCTGA
- a CDS encoding ABC transporter ATP-binding protein: MSSNTLDTAEVNDRTAADPVITVRNANVRFEMDKGTSNVLNDVSMDIHRGETLGVVGESGSGKSMFADALLDAVVDPGILTGEITFYPKDGEPIDVLNLEPWELRELRWEKISMVFQGAMSAFNPTMSIGEHFEETLDAHNWDKEEGLERARELFSDLHLEPDRMMSSYPHELSGGQKQRALIALSLILEPEVLVMDEPTAALDLLMQRSILNLLYDIKDKYNVTLVFISHDLPIVSGFADRLAVLYAFEFVEVGEANEILGNSVHPYTRALLKSTPNLDISLDEMRPIEGESPDPVSHPQGCSYHPRCPLGDERCEVDDPEFITVNDEHEVRCHYWERADEAVPLAFGGDDE, from the coding sequence ATGTCAAGTAATACGCTCGATACGGCGGAGGTGAACGATCGAACCGCGGCGGATCCCGTCATCACGGTTCGAAATGCAAACGTTCGGTTCGAGATGGACAAGGGGACGTCGAACGTGCTCAACGACGTCAGCATGGACATCCACCGCGGGGAAACCCTCGGGGTGGTCGGCGAGTCCGGCAGCGGGAAGTCGATGTTCGCCGACGCGCTGCTCGACGCCGTCGTCGATCCGGGAATCCTGACCGGCGAAATCACGTTCTATCCGAAAGACGGCGAACCGATCGACGTGCTCAACCTCGAGCCGTGGGAGCTGCGCGAACTGCGCTGGGAGAAGATCTCGATGGTGTTCCAGGGCGCGATGAGCGCGTTCAACCCGACGATGAGCATCGGCGAGCACTTCGAGGAGACGCTCGACGCCCACAACTGGGACAAGGAAGAAGGACTCGAGCGGGCGCGGGAACTGTTCTCCGATCTCCACCTCGAGCCCGACCGGATGATGTCCTCCTACCCCCACGAGCTCAGCGGCGGACAGAAACAGCGCGCCCTGATCGCGCTGAGCCTCATTCTCGAGCCGGAGGTGCTCGTCATGGACGAGCCGACGGCCGCGCTCGACCTGCTGATGCAGCGGTCGATCCTGAACCTGCTGTACGACATCAAGGACAAGTACAACGTCACGCTCGTGTTCATCAGCCACGACCTGCCGATCGTCTCCGGGTTCGCCGACCGGCTGGCGGTGCTCTACGCGTTCGAGTTCGTCGAGGTCGGCGAGGCGAACGAGATCCTCGGGAACTCGGTCCATCCCTACACGCGGGCGCTGCTCAAGTCGACGCCGAACCTCGACATCTCGCTCGACGAGATGCGGCCGATCGAGGGCGAGAGCCCGGACCCGGTGAGCCACCCGCAGGGCTGTTCGTACCACCCGCGGTGTCCGCTCGGCGACGAGCGCTGCGAGGTCGACGATCCGGAGTTTATCACGGTCAACGACGAGCACGAGGTCCGCTGTCACTACTGGGAACGCGCCGACGAAGCCGTCCCCCTCGCGTTCGGAGGTGACGACGAATGA